From the Accumulibacter sp. genome, one window contains:
- a CDS encoding trypsin-like peptidase domain-containing protein: MRFILAGLFVLASNSPLAQTGYEPSFGLGAYYQGLEQANRESQQQQELIRRALLLKLELEKQRQPEEQRGQRERERQEALQQQAKANARAEAVRLQEEERMRAAISTGTGFFVSNDGYLVTNNHVVEDKDNHAIRDVQGRFYRANVVASDPKRDLALLRVRVTGKFATLPVADSRLVRKGQRVMTVGYPNISIQGNESKVTDGIISSFSGSRNDDEWFQISVPVQGGNSGGPLVTESGTVVGVVVATANAEKYYSSSGNLPQNVNYAIKSNVLNDFLAENGLSATAKKDSRKRTITEVDRATVLVIAGTDLNGLPYQSLRTPAALDQSRADTRQVPARPEASAPKSTSDVPRRRENGTPNPSAPGSSTAPTAAAGTQGLVALPPEADAAWARKAVAAMRFARESGWYAEKFVRMSGSDGYVLLCANRLVTVRCNFPRGGYLDPMSSCKMEAE, from the coding sequence ATGCGCTTCATCTTAGCTGGACTTTTTGTTCTTGCCTCGAATTCCCCATTGGCGCAGACTGGTTACGAACCGAGTTTTGGTCTTGGGGCTTACTATCAAGGCTTAGAGCAAGCCAATCGGGAATCCCAACAGCAACAAGAATTAATCCGGAGAGCCCTCTTACTCAAACTCGAGTTGGAAAAGCAACGTCAACCTGAGGAACAAAGAGGGCAACGTGAGCGCGAACGACAGGAGGCGCTTCAGCAACAGGCGAAGGCCAACGCCCGAGCGGAGGCCGTTCGCCTGCAGGAAGAGGAAAGGATGCGTGCCGCAATAAGTACCGGAACCGGCTTCTTCGTTTCGAATGATGGTTACCTTGTCACCAACAACCATGTCGTCGAAGACAAGGACAACCACGCTATACGAGATGTCCAGGGGCGCTTCTACAGGGCCAACGTTGTAGCGTCGGATCCGAAGCGTGACCTAGCGCTCTTGCGCGTTCGGGTCACCGGCAAGTTTGCCACCTTACCTGTAGCTGATTCAAGGTTGGTCAGAAAGGGTCAGAGGGTGATGACCGTCGGCTACCCCAACATCAGCATCCAAGGCAATGAATCCAAGGTGACAGACGGAATTATCAGCAGTTTTTCAGGGAGTAGGAATGATGACGAGTGGTTCCAGATTTCGGTTCCAGTTCAGGGCGGAAACTCTGGGGGTCCATTAGTAACAGAGTCTGGAACTGTCGTGGGGGTGGTGGTTGCCACGGCGAATGCGGAGAAATACTACTCATCCTCCGGCAATCTGCCCCAGAACGTCAACTACGCAATCAAGTCGAACGTCTTGAATGATTTTCTTGCTGAAAATGGGCTTTCGGCAACCGCGAAGAAAGACTCCCGCAAGAGGACAATCACCGAAGTGGATCGGGCGACGGTCCTAGTCATCGCAGGAACCGACCTAAACGGCCTCCCGTATCAGTCCTTGCGCACCCCGGCAGCGCTGGATCAGTCACGAGCCGACACACGGCAAGTTCCGGCGCGACCCGAAGCCTCAGCTCCGAAGTCAACAAGCGATGTCCCTCGGAGGAGAGAAAATGGCACTCCGAACCCATCCGCGCCGGGCTCCTCTACAGCTCCGACAGCAGCGGCAGGTACTCAAGGATTGGTCGCGCTGCCGCCAGAAGCCGACGCAGCTTGGGCGCGGAAAGCGGTAGCTGCTATGCGATTCGCAAGAGAAAGTGGGTGGTATGCGGAAAAGTTCGTTCGGATGTCGGGGTCTGACGGATATGTCCTTCTGTGTGCAAACCGATTGGTAACGGTACGATGTAATTTCCCAAGAGGCGGTTATCTAGATCCAATGTCATCATGCAAAATGGAAGCTGAGTAG
- a CDS encoding cupin domain-containing protein produces the protein MRQPYAGVEAYVTADGSLIRELMHPGVHGNRKQSLAEATVAAGASTRLHRHLLSEEIYHVTAGEGDMILGAESFPIRRGDTICIAPRTPHRVSASASGPLILLCCCSPAYAHTDTELL, from the coding sequence ATGCGGCAGCCGTACGCCGGCGTCGAAGCCTACGTCACCGCCGACGGCTCGCTGATCCGCGAGCTGATGCATCCGGGCGTGCATGGCAACCGCAAGCAGAGCCTGGCCGAAGCCACCGTCGCCGCCGGCGCCAGCACCCGGCTGCACCGGCACCTGCTGAGCGAGGAGATCTACCACGTCACCGCCGGCGAGGGCGATATGATCCTCGGCGCGGAGTCGTTCCCGATCCGCCGCGGCGACACCATCTGCATCGCGCCACGAACCCCGCACCGCGTCAGCGCATCGGCCAGCGGCCCGCTGATCCTGCTGTGCTGCTGCTCGCCGGCGTACGCGCACACCGACACCGAACTGCTCTAG
- a CDS encoding Mut7-C RNAse domain-containing protein, which yields MLPVGEWIDEALTIPEIRRLRHRAGGERRSGSRPPACYTVPAMVHLRFYAELNDFIAVDRRQRDFALACAADVPLRHLIESCGVPHTEVALILVNGAAAAFDQRLCAGDRVAVYPVFVSFGIRPPLPAARFVADAHLGALARLLRLAGFDTLYDNRLGDREIEQIAASEGRVVLTRDRDLLKRRAIVHGCHVHAQQPDEQLREIVARLDLAGSVQPFSRCMVCNAQLLPVARALVEDALPERVRERQHAFQRCSGCARIYWQGSHWRRLRERLQRVLAAATPSAPAAAADPGAATAAAAQPAATSGSGTFDGACATSRTSRGTR from the coding sequence GTGCTCCCGGTGGGTGAATGGATCGATGAGGCGCTGACGATACCTGAAATCCGCCGCCTGCGACACCGCGCCGGCGGCGAACGCCGGTCCGGCAGCAGGCCGCCTGCTTGCTATACTGTTCCGGCGATGGTCCACCTGCGCTTCTACGCCGAACTCAACGATTTCATCGCCGTCGACCGCCGGCAGCGCGATTTCGCGCTCGCCTGCGCCGCCGATGTCCCGCTCCGCCACCTGATCGAGAGCTGCGGCGTGCCGCATACCGAGGTGGCGCTGATCCTGGTGAATGGCGCAGCGGCCGCGTTCGACCAGCGGCTGTGCGCCGGCGACCGGGTGGCGGTCTATCCGGTCTTCGTCTCCTTCGGCATCCGGCCGCCGCTGCCCGCCGCCCGCTTCGTCGCCGACGCCCATCTCGGCGCGCTGGCGCGGTTGCTGCGCCTGGCGGGTTTCGACACGCTCTACGACAATCGGCTCGGCGATCGCGAAATCGAGCAGATCGCCGCGAGCGAGGGGCGGGTCGTGCTGACGCGCGACCGCGACCTGCTGAAAAGGCGCGCGATCGTGCACGGCTGCCATGTCCATGCGCAGCAGCCCGACGAGCAATTGCGCGAGATCGTCGCCCGTCTCGATCTCGCCGGCAGCGTGCAGCCCTTCTCCCGCTGCATGGTCTGCAACGCACAGCTGCTGCCGGTCGCCAGGGCACTCGTCGAGGACGCCCTGCCCGAGCGCGTCCGCGAGCGCCAGCACGCCTTCCAGCGCTGCAGCGGCTGCGCGCGCATCTACTGGCAGGGGAGCCACTGGCGCCGGCTGCGCGAGCGCCTGCAGCGCGTGCTCGCCGCCGCCACCCCTTCCGCGCCTGCCGCCGCTGCCGACCCCGGCGCAGCGACGGCGGCAGCGGCTCAGCCGGCGGCGACGAGCGGCAGCGGCACCTTCGACGGCGCCTGCGCCACTTCGCGCACGAGCCGCGGCACGAGGTAG
- the epmB gene encoding EF-P beta-lysylation protein EpmB produces the protein MIARSPADGQGKDAGEPWQRALQTVIGDVDELLAVLGLARRDVDIDDDDDDGQAFALRVPRAFVARMQPGRADDPLLRQVLPLRAERLPLPGFSCDPLAEAQAMRQPGLLHKFHGRVLLLVSGHCPIHCRYCFRRHFPYAATQPARGDWQRVFDGIAGDPSISEVILSGGDPLSLPDRQLQWLIDGLAAIPQLRRLRLHSRLPVLIPQRVTVRLVQLLADCRLPVSLVIHANHAQELDEAVAAALAPLRRAGVTLLNQSVLLAGVNDRLDTLCALSERLYAIGVLPYYLHLLDRVAGAGHFAVADERVHELHAGLLARLPGYLVPRLVREVAQAPSKVPLPLVAAG, from the coding sequence ATGATAGCGCGAAGCCCGGCCGATGGGCAGGGGAAGGACGCCGGCGAACCCTGGCAACGGGCGCTGCAGACCGTCATCGGCGATGTCGATGAACTGCTCGCCGTCCTCGGCCTGGCGCGGCGCGACGTGGACATCGACGACGATGACGACGACGGGCAGGCTTTCGCGCTGCGCGTCCCGCGCGCCTTCGTCGCCCGCATGCAACCGGGCCGTGCCGACGATCCGCTGCTGCGCCAGGTGCTGCCGCTGCGCGCCGAGCGCCTGCCGCTGCCGGGCTTCTCCTGCGATCCACTGGCCGAGGCGCAGGCGATGCGCCAGCCGGGGCTGCTGCACAAGTTCCACGGCCGCGTCCTGCTGCTCGTCAGCGGCCACTGCCCGATCCACTGCCGCTACTGCTTCCGCCGCCACTTCCCCTACGCCGCGACGCAGCCGGCGCGCGGCGATTGGCAGCGGGTTTTCGACGGCATCGCCGGCGACCCGTCGATCAGCGAGGTGATCCTCTCCGGCGGCGATCCGCTGTCGCTCCCCGATCGGCAACTGCAGTGGCTGATCGACGGCCTCGCCGCCATCCCGCAGCTCCGCCGGCTGCGCCTGCACAGCCGGCTGCCGGTACTCATTCCGCAGCGCGTGACGGTGCGACTGGTGCAGCTGCTCGCCGACTGCCGCCTGCCGGTCAGCCTCGTCATCCATGCCAACCACGCGCAGGAACTCGACGAAGCGGTGGCGGCGGCGCTGGCGCCGCTGCGCCGCGCCGGCGTCACGCTGCTCAACCAGTCGGTGCTGCTCGCCGGCGTCAATGACCGGCTCGATACCCTGTGCGCGCTCTCCGAGCGCCTCTACGCCATCGGCGTGCTGCCCTACTACCTGCACCTGCTCGACCGGGTTGCCGGCGCCGGCCACTTCGCCGTCGCCGACGAGCGCGTGCACGAACTGCACGCCGGGCTGCTCGCGCGCCTGCCCGGCTACCTCGTGCCGCGGCTCGTGCGCGAAGTGGCGCAGGCGCCGTCGAAGGTGCCGCTGCCGCTCGTCGCCGCCGGCTGA
- the efp gene encoding elongation factor P: MATYSTNEFKSGLKVMLEGDPCTILENEFVKPGKGQAFNRVKLRNLKTNRVWEKTFKSGDSIEGADVIDRDMQYLYNDGEFFHFMEPENFEQHQASSATVGDAALWLREQDTCTVTLYNGAPLAVSPPNFVELEIVQTEPGIRGDTATGGTKPARLSTGATVKVPLFVNEGEIIKCDTRSGEYVSRVKS; encoded by the coding sequence ATGGCGACCTATTCTACCAACGAATTCAAATCCGGCTTGAAAGTGATGCTCGAGGGCGATCCCTGCACGATTCTCGAGAATGAGTTCGTCAAGCCGGGCAAGGGGCAGGCCTTCAACCGCGTCAAGCTGCGCAACCTGAAGACCAACCGCGTCTGGGAAAAGACCTTCAAGTCGGGCGACTCGATCGAGGGCGCCGACGTCATCGACCGCGACATGCAGTACCTCTACAACGACGGCGAGTTCTTCCACTTCATGGAGCCGGAGAACTTCGAGCAGCACCAGGCGAGCAGCGCCACCGTCGGCGATGCGGCGCTCTGGCTGCGCGAGCAGGACACCTGCACGGTGACCCTGTACAACGGCGCGCCGCTCGCCGTCAGCCCGCCGAACTTCGTCGAGCTCGAGATCGTCCAGACCGAACCCGGAATCCGCGGCGACACCGCCACCGGCGGCACCAAGCCGGCCCGCCTGTCGACCGGCGCCACGGTCAAGGTGCCGCTGTTCGTCAACGAGGGCGAGATCATCAAGTGCGACACGCGCTCGGGCGAGTACGTCTCGCGCGTCAAGTCCTGA